From the genome of Dehalococcoidales bacterium:
TTCCCGGCGCGCTGTTTCTCAAACCCTGCATTTTATGCCTGTCGGATTTGCTTTAGTTAAAAATTTGCGCTTGGAACGGTATTATAGAACTACCGGATAAAAAAGGGGGTACATTCGGATTATATTATATTGCCGTAATTACGGCAAGGCAGTGCGGTTGGATAGTGCGGAATTGACGATAACGGTTACATTGAAGTTAAACTGTCTTCAATTTCTAAAAAGGCCTCCACCACAGCGGGGTCAAACTGGGCGCCCGAACCTTTTTTAATCTCGCAAACCGCTGCCTCATGCCCCAGTGATTTGCGATAAGGGCGGTCGGAAGTCATGGCATCATAGGCATCCGCCAGTGTCAGGATTGCCACCCCTTGCATAATTTGATTACCCGCAAGCCCGTCGGGATAACCTGTGCCGTCAAAACGCTCGTGATGCAAACGCACCATATCCAGGATTTCCTGCTCATCAATAACCGGTTTTAAAATGCGCTCTCCGATTATCGAATGCTCTTTAACATGTTCAAATTCTTCGTCGCTAAGGATATCCTGTTTGTTAAGTATTTCTTTTTTAACACCGATTTTACCGATATCGTGAACAAGGGCGGCAACACGAATATTCTCTATTGTTTTTTCGTTTATGCCCAACTTACGGGCAATTGCTACCGAAATTTCGGCAACCCTCTTTGAGTGGAACCCTGTATATTCGTCCTTGGCTTCCAACGCCAGCGCCAGCGAGGTAACAATATTCATAAAAGATTTACGGATTTTATCCGCTTGTTCTTTTACTTTTTCCTCCAAGTTGTGCTGATAATCCAAAACTTCCATCTCTAAACGCCGTACGTTCAATGCACGCATTACACTCAGAGCCACCTCATCCAAATTAAAGGGCTTAATAAAATAGTCGTAAGCTCCCAATCTAACGCACTTAATCGCCGTTTCGGTATCGCCGACAGCGGTTGCCATAATCACAACAGTATCGGGAAAGGCTTTTTTAAGCTTCGGCAAAAAATCAATCCCGGAGCCGCCGGGCATTAGGATATCCAAGATTACAAGATCGGCCGCTTTTTTGCGCATTTGCTCCATTGCCTGTTGCGTATTTTCGGCTTTTAAGCAATCATAGCCTTCCGATTTTAATTTACGGCATAAAAGATGTCTGATAACTTCCTCGTCATCAACCACCAGTATCGTCCATGAACGTTCGTAGTGATTTAACATTGTTTCCTCATTCATCCGTCTTGGGTTGGACTAGCGGCAGCTCAACCGTAAAAACAGAACCTTCGCCCAATTTGCTTTTAACATAAATATTCCCGTGATGTTGTGAAATTATACCATGTGAAATACTTAAACCTAAACCGGTCCCCCGTCCCACGACCTTTGTTGTAAAAAACGGATCGAACAGATGTTTAATGTTTTCCGGGTCGATTCCGCGGCCGTTATCAATAAAGGATATCTTAACCATTCCTTCAACCATTTCGGTTTTGATTGTAAGCGTGCCTCCGCCATTTGCTTCGCTCATTGCAAACTCGGCATTAACAACAATATTTAGAAAAACCTGCTGAATCTGGAACCAATCCATTGATACATAGGGCAAATCCGGCGCATAATCCCTGATTACGTTTATGTTATGGACTTTTTGCTCGTATTCACGCAGCTCCAAAACTTTCTCCAAAATATTTTCAACACTTGCCGGGTGCATCTCATTTTCATGTTTACGTGCAAAAACAAGCAGATTTTTAACAATTCTG
Proteins encoded in this window:
- a CDS encoding HD domain-containing phosphohydrolase, which translates into the protein MLNHYERSWTILVVDDEEVIRHLLCRKLKSEGYDCLKAENTQQAMEQMRKKAADLVILDILMPGGSGIDFLPKLKKAFPDTVVIMATAVGDTETAIKCVRLGAYDYFIKPFNLDEVALSVMRALNVRRLEMEVLDYQHNLEEKVKEQADKIRKSFMNIVTSLALALEAKDEYTGFHSKRVAEISVAIARKLGINEKTIENIRVAALVHDIGKIGVKKEILNKQDILSDEEFEHVKEHSIIGERILKPVIDEQEILDMVRLHHERFDGTGYPDGLAGNQIMQGVAILTLADAYDAMTSDRPYRKSLGHEAAVCEIKKGSGAQFDPAVVEAFLEIEDSLTSM